In Peromyscus maniculatus bairdii isolate BWxNUB_F1_BW_parent chromosome 9, HU_Pman_BW_mat_3.1, whole genome shotgun sequence, one genomic interval encodes:
- the LOC102925380 gene encoding small ribosomal subunit protein eS4, X isoform-like has translation MAHGPKKYLKHVAAPKHWMLNKLTGVFATHPSTGPHKLRECLPLIIFLRNRLKYALTGDEVKKICMQCFIKIDGKVRTDIPYPAGFMDVISIDKTGENFRLIYDTKGRFAVHRITPEEAKYKLCKVRKIFVGTKGIPHLVTHDARTTRYPDPLIKVNDTIQIDLDTGKITDFKFDTGNLCMVTGGANLGRIGVITNRERHPGSFDVVHVKDANGNSFATRLSNIFVIGKGNKPWISLPRGKGIRLTIAEERDKRLGAKQSSG, from the coding sequence ATGGCTCATGGTCCCAAGAAATATCTGAAGCATGTAGCAGCTCCAAAACATTGGATGTTGAATAAATTGACCGGCGTGTTTGCTACTCATCCATCCACTGGCCCTCACAAGCTGAGGGAATGTCTGCCTCTGATCATTTTTCTAAGGAACAGACTTAAGTATGCCCTGACTGGAGATGAAGTGAAAAAGATTTGCATGCAGTGCTTCATTAAGATTGATGGCAAAGTCAGGACTGATATACCCTACCCTGCTGGGTTTATGGATGTCATCAGCATTGACAAGACTGGAGAGAACTTCCGTCTGATCTATGACACCAAGGGTCGATTTGCTGTTCATCGTATAACACCTGAGGAGGCCAAGTACAAGTTGTGCAAAGTGAGAAAGATCTTTGTGGGCACAAAAGGAATCCCACATCTGGTGACCCATGATGCTCGCACTACTCGCTACCCTGATCCCCTCATCAAGGTGAATGACACCATTCAGATTGATTTGGATACAGGCAAAATAACCGACTTCAAGTTTGACACCGGTAACCTGTGTATGGTGACTGGAGGTGCTAACTTGGGAAGAATTGGTGTGATCACCAACAGAGAAAGACATCCCGGCTCTTTTGATGTGGTTCATGTGAAAGATGCCAATGGCAACAGCTTTGCCACCCGGCTTTCCAACATTTTTGTTATTGGCAAGGGCAACAAACCATGGATTTCTCTTCCCCGAGGAAAAGGAATCCGCCTCACCATTGctgaagagagagacaagaggcTAGGGGCCAAACAGAGCAGTGGGTGA